In the Anastrepha obliqua isolate idAnaObli1 chromosome 1, idAnaObli1_1.0, whole genome shotgun sequence genome, one interval contains:
- the LOC129235743 gene encoding E3 SUMO-protein ligase ZBED1-like: MDKYLRASNGQGCSAATIEEKEQEEEPQAKKARYGQSNVWNFFNKSSDGKTAKCLKCGKIYQTSGNTTNMAGHLKRVHPTLTVSELPKASGHMAAYLDKKYEASSKRKRDLDSALLNFICSDLRPFYIVENEGFKQFVNALDPRYELPSRSTLLSTCYNNLFMNMRMKLKSILQEVEYCAVTTDCWTSRANEAYLTVTCHFIDPEFKLRTAVLSTSKLQNEKNHSAENIANSLCAVLIEWEVMDKVAAIVTDSARTMIKACEILQKRHVPCFAHVINLIVQ, encoded by the exons ATGGATAAATATCTTAGAGCTTCAAATGGGcaag GTTGTAGTGCGGCAACCATTGAAGAAAAAGAGCAAGAGGAAGAGCCGCAAGCCAAAAAGGCGCGATATGGTCAGTCCAAtgtgtggaatttttttaataagtcctCGGATGGCAAAACTGCCAAATGTTTAAAATGTGGTAAAATTTATCAAACCAGCGGAAACACCACCAACATGGCGGGACATTTAAAGCGGGTACACCCAACGTTAACGGTGAGTGAGTTGCCAAAGGCTTCAGGACATATGGCGGCTTATTTGGATAAAAAATACGAAGCCTCATCGAAACGGAAGAGAGATTTGGACAGCGCATTGTTAAATTTCATTTGCTCCGATTTACGTCCATTTTACATTGTAGAAAACGAGGGATTTAAGCAATTTGTAAATGCTTTGGATCCCCGATACGAATTGCCTTCACGATCAACATTGCTTTCAACatgttataataatttattcatgAACATGAGAATGAAACTGAAAAGCATTTTGCAAGAAGTGGAATATTGCGCTGTGACAACCGACTGTTGGACATCTCGAGCCAACGAGGCTTATTTGACCGTAACTTGCCATTTTATAGATCCAGAATTTAAACTTCGCACAGCAGTACTTTCGACTAGTAAGTTACAGAATGAGAAAAATCATTCTGCAGAAAACATTGCGAACTCTCTATGTGCAGTGCTAATTGAATGGGAAGTTATGGACAAAGTTGCAGCCATTGTTACCGATAGCGCAAGAACAATGATAAAAGCATGTGAGATATTGCAAAAAAGACATGTGCCATGCTTTGCGCATgttattaatttaatagttCAATAA